A genomic segment from Nicotiana sylvestris chromosome 1, ASM39365v2, whole genome shotgun sequence encodes:
- the LOC138876249 gene encoding uncharacterized protein, protein MTTIFHDMIHKEIEVYVDDVIIKSKKAIDHREDMRKFFNRLRMYNLKLNPAKCAFGAPAGKLLRFIVSRRGIELDPSKILKKDAAAKWTDDCQRAFDRIKDYLSTLPVLAIKGQALADHLAENPVDGEYEPLKTYFLDEKISSIGEDIAESYDGWRMFFDGAANFKGVREEWATKNTKILPYLHHVRELRKRFTKTEFQHVPKVQNEFADALATLSSMIQHPDKNFIDPIPVKIHDRPAYCAHVEEEADEKPWFYDIKEYLTI, encoded by the exons atgactactattttccatgacatgatacacaaggagatcgaggtgtatgtagacgatgtcatcatcaaatctaagAAAGCCATTGACCATAGGGAAGATATGAGGaaattcttcaacagactgagaatgtacaatctaaaactgaatcccgccaagtgtgcgtTCGGGGCCCCTGCTGGAAAGTTACTTAGGTTCATCGTaagccgccgaggaatagaactggatccatcaaag atattgaagaaagatgctgctgCTAAATGGACAGATGATTGTCAGagagccttcgacagaatcaaggattACCTATCAACGCTGCCAGTTCTG gcaatcaaaggacaagcattggcagatcatcttgctgaaaatcccgtggatggagaatacgagcctctaaagacaTATTTTCTTGATGAAAAGATATCTtccataggagaagatattgcagaatcctatgacggttggagaatgttttttgatggagcagcaaatttcaaagga gtccgagaagaatgggcaaccaagaacaccaagatactcccttatctgcaccATGTACGGGAGTTGAGGAAGAGattcacaaagacggaattccagcatgttcccaaagtccagaatgagtttgccgacgcaTTGGCTACCTTAtcatctatgattcagcatccagataagaacttcatAGATCCTATTCCGGTAAAAATTCATGATCGGCCAGCCTATTgcgctcatgtcgaggaagaagcagacgaaaAACCGTGGTtctatgacatcaaggagtatttaacAATATGA